A single Anopheles maculipalpis chromosome 3RL, idAnoMacuDA_375_x, whole genome shotgun sequence DNA region contains:
- the LOC126563785 gene encoding neural-cadherin isoform X3 encodes MVDPLKIFWVLTNSTYLVTKFIKTGIADKNDYPLYFEKVIYEADIDENVEINHNFLNVTAKTHGEAAGVRYKISSGNIGNVFAIRNTTGALYVAKALDYEKIKKYELRLTASDNFKENYTTVLINVRDVNDNPPVFEKSSYRTQITEEDDRGLPKRVLRVTASDADVERPNNIIYFLTGPGIDIENPSDSNFDINKATGEIFVLKPLNRDPPHGRASWKFTVFAQDEGGEGLVGFTEVQINLKDVNDNAPQFPNGIAYGNVTENGTIGMHVMTIKAEDYDDVNEGTNAKVIYSIEKNAIEEDTGLPIFDINPDTGLITTAVCCLDREKTPDYSLQIVATDGGGLKGTGTASIKVKDLNDMPPRFTKDEWFVEVEETDGSVLPEAPILTVTVNDDDEINNFQYKIIESSGYGADKFAMVKNADGTGSLKVVQPLDYEDPMQINGFRFRIQVIDNDGIDESDKYHVDHSWVIVKLKDINDNTPRFKKPHIEAAVYENAEVGKNLGTFKAVDIDKGGKSKITYSINRSTDRKRQFAINQEGSVTIQRELDRETMSKHSLEILATDDGVPPRTASAILTVLVKDINDNAPVFAEDYRPILLENSPPSKIIEISAIDKDDRMKGNGPPFQFRMDPDADDVIRTSFKVEQSNKGDGMAIISSLGSFDREYRKQYTIPIVIKDSGTPPQTGTSTLTITIGDLNDNIMQPGSKEVVVYNYQGQAPDTPIGRVFVNDLDDWDTSDKLFYWDEAENPRFKLDDTSGMVTMRRGAREGRYKLRFKIYDRKHAQESYANMSVVVKHISYEAIVNSGSIRLVGITDEDFIRIWNYRTQNIFRSKLERFREKLAELLNVDVKNVDVFSVQMKDKTVPLTDVRFAVHGAYYYKAVQLNGVILLHKEEIEQDVGINITMVNVDECLLENADCAGSCTSIIEVQTNPCLVNANKTALVGVQINSTAECVCSSREYKQQQTCKSHPCLNGGRCTDSKSGIKCSCPPGYTGPRCQQVVRSFRGSGWAWYPPLDMCDRSHISVEIITTKPDGLIFYNGPITPPKEDDTTKQLSDFIALELEQGYPRFLIDYGSGTLELRITTKHPLNDGEWHRIDLFWDTEQVKMVVDFCKTAEITEADDGNLVDFVDHTCQALGKVPQFNEYLNLNTPLQIGGVFRDKFDYTYNRWQYMPIGVGFEGCIREFKHNGILYDLSHPGLSKGSAPGCLYTQEVCDLNPQIARCLEHGKCVGSYDEAKCECNPGWTGTYCSLPTTPTTFKTHSYVKYALSFEPDKFTTQIQLRFRTRETYGELFRISDQHMREYGIIELKGAKVYFRYSLNTGQVDEQEVALTAVEVDDGQWHVVKVQRYGSAAILELDGGEGANFNQSFSFDGHQWLSVDKQEGVFAGGKPEFTGVKTYDVKSDYQKSCIDDIRLDGKSLPLPPATNGTQWGQATMAKNIDRYCSSNNPCQNAYCPDPFECVDLWNKYECACGDGMIISPEGKTCIDRNECLDYPCLNGGTCINQEPRLKYKCICPDSYWGESCEFLKERQALKFSTSALAAVIACLLLIIILLFVYFSCSRRRSANFNKKPATKDDIRENIINYCDEGGGENDMTAFDMKTLKIPIGPLPELVQHKAPPVQILPSCPTRSSARWTCSWTTGSDASTSTQPPGHSTICVTTPTKVVGVPLAR; translated from the exons GTCACCGCCTCGGATGCCGACGTCGAACGGCCGAACAACATCATCTACTTCCTGACCGGGCCCGGTATTGACATCGAAAATCCCTCCGACAGCAACTTCGACATCAACAAGGCCACTGGGGAGATATTTGTGCTAAAG CCGCTGAACCGAGATCCACCCCACGGACGGGCGTCATGGAAGTTCACCGTCTTCGCACAGGACGAGGGCGGTGAGGGGTTGGTTGGGTTCACCGAGGTGCAGATCAACCTGAAAGACGTCAACGACAATGCACCACAGTTCCCGAACGGCATCGCGTACGGTAATGTGACCGAAAATGGTACCATCGGCATGCACGTGATGACAATAAAGGCCGAAGATTACGATGACGTCAACGAAGGCACCAACGCAAAGGTGATCTATTCGATCGAGAAGAATGCCATCGAGGAAGATACGGGTCTGCCGATCTTTGACATCAATCCCGATACCGGCCTCATCACAACCGCGGTATGCTGTCTCGATCGAGAAAAGACGCCCGATTACTCGCTACAGATTGTAGCGACCGATGGCGGTGGCTTGAAGGGAACGGGCACGGCATCGATCAAGGTGAAGGATCTGAACGATATGCCGCCCCGGTTTACCAAGGACGAGTGGTTTGTGGAGGTGGAGGAGACGGACGGTAGCGTGCTGCCGGAGGCGCCCATTCTCACCGTGACGGTaaacgatgacgatgagaTAAATAATTTCCAGTACAAGATCATTGAAAGCAGTGGCTACGGGGCAGACAAGTTCGCTATGGTGAAGAACGCGGATGGAACCGGTAGTTTGAAGGTAGTGCAACCGTTAGACTACGAGGACCCTATGCAGATCAATGGGTTTCGCTTTCGGATACAGGTCATCGATAACGATGGAATAGACGAGAGCGACAAGTACCATGTTGATCATTCGTGGGTGATTGTGAAGCTGAAGGACATAAATGATAATACGCCACGCTTCAAGAAACCACACATCGAAGCGGCCGTGTACGAAAATGCGGAGGTGGGGAAAAACTTGGGCACATTCAAGGCGGTCGACATCGATAAGGGTGGCAAGAGTAAGATCACCTACAGCATCAACCGTTCCACTGATCGCAAACGTCAGTTTGCTATCAACCAGGAAGGCTCGGTGACGATCCAACGTGAACTCGATCGGGAAACGATGTCGAAACATTCGCTTGAAATTCTGGCCACCGACGATGGGGTCCCACCACGCACGGCGTCCGCCATCTTGACCGTGCTGGTAAAGGACATTAACGACAATGCTCCCGTGTTTGCGGAAGATTATCGGCCTATTTTGCTGGAAAACTCACCACCATCGAAGATTATTGAAATCTCCGCGATCGATAAGGACGATCGTATGAAGGGCAATGGGCCACCGTTCCAGTTCCGCATGGATCCGGACGCGGACGATGTGATTCGCACCTCGTTCAAGGTGGAGCAAAGCAACAAAGGCGATGGGATGGCGATCATTTCTTCGCTGGGATCGTTCGATCGAGAGTATCGCAAGCAGTACACGATCCCGATAGTCATCAAAGACTCGGGAACGCCGCCGCAAACCGGTACCAGCACGCTCACGATCACAATCGGAGACTTGAACGATAACATTATGCAGCCCGGCTCGAAGGAAGTGGTGGTGTACAATTACCAGGGACAGGCGCCGGACACACCGATCGGACGAGTGTTTGTGAACGATCTGGATGATTGGGACACCTCCGATAAGCTGTTCTACTGGGACGAGGCAGAGAATCCGCGATTCAAGCTGGACGATACGTCCGGTATGGTGACGATGCGGCGAGGGGCTCGCGAAGGGCGTTACAAGCTACGGTTCAAGATTTACGACCGAAAGCATGCGCAGGAATCGTACGCCAACAtgtcggtggtggtgaaaCACATCTCTTACGAAGCGATCGTTAACTCGGGATCGATCAGGCTCGTTGGTATTACTGACGAGGATTTCATCAGGATCTGGAACTATCGCACGCAAAACATTTTCCGCAGTAAGTTGGAAAGGTTCCGAGAAAAATTGGCCGAGCTATTGAACGTGGACGTCAAGAATGTGGATGTGTTTAGCGTACAGATGAAGGATAAAACCGTCCCTCTGACAGACGTACGGTTCGCGGTGCACGGTGCTTACTACTACAAAGCAGTACAgctgaacggagtgatactgCTTCACAAGGAGGAAATCGAACAGGACGTTGGCATTAACATCACGATGGTGAATGTGGACGAGTGTCTGCTGGAGAATGCTGACTGTGCCGGTTCCTGCACCAGCATCATCGAGGTCCAAACGAACCCGTGTTTGgtaaacgcaaacaaaaccgcTCTGGTCGGAGTGCAGATTAACTCTACCGCGGAATGTGTCTGTAGCTCTCGAGAgtacaaacagcagcaaacttGCAAGTCCCACCCTTGCCTAAATGGGGGACGTTGCACGGATTCAAAGTCGGGCATCAAGTGTTCGTGTCCGCCGGGATATACGGGCCCACGCTGCCAGCAGGTGGTGCGTAGTTTCCGTGGTAGCGGTTGGGCCTGGTACCCACCGCTCGACATGTGCGACCGTTCGCATATTAGCGTCGAGATCATCACAACGAAACCggatggtttgattttttacaaCGGACCTATTACTCCACCGAAGGAGGACGATACAACGAAACAACTGTCGGACTTTATTGCGCTCGAGCTAGAGCAGGGCTATCCGCGGTTTCTCATCGACTATGGCTCCGGTACGCTGGAGCTGCGGATCACTACAAAGCATCCACTGAACGATGGCGAATGGCACCGGATCGACCTGTTCTGGGACACGGAACAAGTGAAAATGGTGGTCGATTTTTGCAAGACGGCCGAAATCACCGAAGCCGACGATGGCAATCTGGTGGATTTTGTTGACCACACATGCCAAGCGCTGGGCAAAGTGCCCCAGTTTAACGAATATCTTAATCTCAACACACCGCTACAGATTGGCGGAGTGTTTCGGGATAAGTTCGATTACACCTACAACCGTTGGCAGTACATGCCGATTGGGGTCGGATTTGAGGGATGCATCCGTGAGTTCAAGCATAATGGAATTCTGTATGATTTGTCTCATCCGGGGCTATCGAAGGGCAGTGCACCGGGGTGTCTCTACACGCAGGAAGTGTGCGATCTAAACCCACAAATTGCACGGTGTCTGGAGCATGGAAAGTGTGTTGGTAGCTACGATGAAGCCAAGTGTGAATGTAATCCTGGTTGGACAGGAACGTACTGCAGCCTGCCCACTACTCCTACAACCTTCAAGACGCACAGTTACGTCAAGTACGCGCTCAGCTTTGAGCCGGACAAGTTCACCACCCAGATACAGCTACGGTTCCGTACGCGCGAAACGTACGGTGAACTGTTTCGCATTAGCGATCAGCATATGCGCGAGTATGGGATCATTGAGCTGAAGGGTGCTAAGGTTTACTTCCGGTATAGCTTAAACACGGGCCAGGTGGATGAGCAGGAGGTTGCACTAACGGCGGTCGAGGTGGACGATGGGCAGTGGCACGTGGTGAAGGTGCAGCGATACGGCTCGGCAGCTATCCTGGAGCTGGATGGTGGTGAGGGAGCCAACTTCAATCAGAGCTTTTCCTTCGACGGCCATCAGTGGTTGTCGGTCGACAAGCAGGAGGGTGTCTTTGCTGGTGGCAAGCCGGAGTTTACCGGTGTAAAGACGTACGATGTTAAATCTGACTATCAGAAGAGTTGCATCGATGATATAAG GTTGGATGGCAAAAGCTTGCCACTCCCGCCGGCCACCAACGGTACGCAGTGGGGTCAAGCCACGATGGCAAAGAACATCGACCGATACTGCTCGTCCAACAATCCCTGCCAGAACGCATACTGTCCGGATCCGTTCGAGTGTGTCGACCTGTGGAACAAGTACGAGTGCGC TTGCGGTGATGGTATGATCATTTCACCGGAAGGCAAAACCTGCATCGACCGTAACGAGTGTCTGGACTATCCGTGTCTGAATGGTGGCACTTGCATCAACCAGGAGCCCCGCCTGAAGTACAAGTGCATCTGTCCGGACTCGTACTGGGGCGAGAGTTGTGAGTTTCTAAAGGAACGACAAGCGCTTAAATTCAGCACCAGTGCCTTGGCCGCCGTAATAGCCTGCCTATTACTGATCATTA ttttgctgtttgtataTTTCTCCTGCTCTCGGCGTCGTTCGGCCAACTTCAACAAGAAACCGGCCACCAAGGACGACATCCGTGAGAACATCATCAACTATTGCGACGAGGGCGGTGGCGAGAACGATATGACGGCGTTCGACATGAAAACGCTCAAAATCCCGATCGGCCCGCTGCCGGAGCTTGTCCAACATAAGGCACCGCCA GTCCAGATATTGCCGTCGTGTCCGACCAGGTCGTCGGCAAGGTGGACGTGTTCCTGGACGACCGGAAGCGACGCGTCGACATCGACCCAGCCTCCGGGCCATTCGACGATCTGCGTAACTACGCCTACGAAGGTTGTGGGAGTACCTCTGGCTCGCTAA